In the genome of Phlebotomus papatasi isolate M1 chromosome 2, Ppap_2.1, whole genome shotgun sequence, one region contains:
- the LOC129804910 gene encoding RNA-binding protein 45 has product MFSFSRIIAAFSKFLSWFLVIFQPWWCDCARKRGSAWKMAAKRSSSFRDEKHSHALDEPPMSRLFVVCGKSHTEEEFTTLFQPYGNVEEVWMVKDKNTGESKGVVYIKFSKTSEAAQALEALNGKVLVSGERPIKVLVASNRSQGAKKASDNEFEKCLRLFVLIPRTMTEDELNTEFSQYGDLDYVSIIRDKSSRETKGFAYVKYRKFSDAANAFENCDRKYKAMFAEPKPARNDLMNMSNDSLLNCSRMDRRMSGSGLIPSLLSEPTGMNRLMSSQEVTLNVICSALVNQDQLWRLFDIIPGLDYCHITGEFNRNSNCAIVTYSNPSSAAHAREKLHGFEYPIGERLIVKGGSDLSPIPPLVPQSSQNESHGDIQSSVSLPPPAPLANSSASVAQRCFIVCVAQALPVQILRNVFCRFGDLIEVYLLPNKNCGYAKYAREESCRKAIEKLNGAEIYGIRLKVMEAEELSDRKRQRRDE; this is encoded by the exons ATGTTTTCATTTTCCCGAATAATTGCAGCATTTTCTAAGTTTTTATCTTGGTTTCTTGTGATTTTTCAACCCTGGTGGTGTGATTGTGCGAGGAAGAGAGGAAGTGCATGGAAAATGGCAGCCAAGAGGTCCAGTTCATTCAGGGATGAAAAGCACTCCCATGCTCTCGATGAGCCCCCCATGTCACGTCTATTTGTGGTCTGTGGTAAATCTCACACGGAAGAGGAGTTCACCACCCTCTTCCAGCCCTACGGAAATGTCGAGGAAGTGTGGATGGTCAAGGATAAAAATACAGGAGAAAGCAAGGGAGTTGTCTACATCAAATTCAGCAAGACTTCCGAGGCAGCTCAGGCCCTGGAGGCACTCAATGGGAAGGTCTTGGTGAGCGGAGAGCGTCCCATTAAAGTCCTGGTGGCATCCAATCGTTCCCAGGGTGCCAAGAAGGCGTCAGATAATGAATTTGAGAAGTGCTTGAGGCTCTTTGTACTGATCCCGAGAACCATGACAGAGGATGAACTGAACACGGAGTTCAGTCAATATGGGGATCTGGATTACGTGAGCATCATCCGGGACAAGAGTAGCAGGGAAACAAAGGGATTTGCCTATGTGAAATACAGGAA GTTTTCGGATGCGGCAAATGCTTTTGAAAACTGCGATCGAAAGTACAAGGCAATGTTTGCCGAGCCAAAACCCGCGAGGAATGACTTGATGAACATGTCCAATGACTCTCTACTCAACTGCTCTCGAATGGACAGACGAATGTCGGGCAGTGGATTGATTCCTTCACTGCTAAGTGAGCCGACTGGCATGAATCGCCTTATGTCATCTCAGGAAGTCACTTTAAACGTAATCTGTAGCGCTTTGGTGAATCAGGATCAACTCTGGCGACTCTTCGATATCATTCCGGGTCTCGATTACTGTCACATCACCGGAGAATTCAATAGGAATTCTAATTGTGCCATTGTCACCTATTCCAATCCAAGTTCAGCTGCACATGCTCGGGAGAAACTGCACGGATTTGAGTATCCAATTGGGGAGAGACTTATTGTGAAGGGTGGTTCGGATTTATCGCCAATTCCGCCTCTAGTGCCACAGTCTTCTCAGAATGAGTCTCACGGTGACATTCAGAGTTCGGTTTCATTGCCACCGCCAGCACCTCTAGCTAATTCTTCAGCTTCTGTCGCACAGAGATGTTTCATTGTTTGCGTTGCGCag gCGCTTCCTGTTCAAATTCTCCGGAATGTTTTTTGTCGCTTCGGAGATCTGATTGAAGTGTATCTACTGCCCAATAAGAATTGTGGATACGCAAAGTATGCACGAGAGGAGAGTTGTAGGAAGGCTATTGAGAAACTAAATGGAGCAGAGATTTACGGAATTCGGCTGAAAGTGATGGAAGCTGAGGAGTTGAGTGACAGGAAGAGGCAGCGTCGAGACGAATAA
- the LOC129804913 gene encoding differentially expressed in FDCP 8 homolog isoform X1, which yields MMESVQGRIIASAGREITDNHPVAASLSSSSTHSDEISTSSEISQAIPHGLIREQWQLVLGQEASMMDLQNAIELCRKLVLEYEEGSSERKWIVRHLVELRFRLREIQDVAEDPEGVAPPAARVILGHHFVTRQILNVTTKQYCDHCTGIIWSVVQASYICSDCSFCVHHKCLNSVLRVCAHVVATERKIPIEDICPEVGLAEQKYKCAECSIPLTFNRHTSFLLMNEPFVACFRAKPTRLEELPWTEARLCDYSGLHYCPTCHWNNTSPIPARIVHNWDFIPRKVGRASLQELILLHDKPVIDLEEHNPKLFAFVQKLAHVKKIRVDLYHMKKYLTECRLAAAEKILDNISGSRRYLLQTPEMYSVADLVAVESGALHEFLNKIYDAFERHIRQCQICSGKGYLCEVCGNNEVIFPFDDCSIPCRKCNSIFHRVCWLRKNQTCIKCIRLEMRRSREDTS from the exons ATGATGGAGTCAGTTCAGGGAAGGATAATAGCTTCCGCTGGGCGGGAAATTACAGACAATCATCCCGTGGCAGCTAGTCTATCGAGCTCATCTACTCACTCAGACGAAATCTCAACGTCTTCTGAGATCTCCCAGGCCATCCCACACGGTCTAATCCGGGAACAGTGGCAATTGGTGTTGGGTCAGGAGGCTTCGATGATGGATCTGCAGAATGCCATTGAGCTCTGTCGAAAATTGGTGCTGGAATATGAAGAAGGGAGTTCAGAGAGGAAATGGATTGTGCGTCATCTGGTCGAGCTGAGATTTCGTCTCAGAGAGATTCAGGATGTGGCTGAAGATCCTGAGGGTGTGGCACCACCAGCTGCCCGAGTCATTTTGGGTCATCATTTTGTCACCAGACAGATTCTCAATGTAACCACGAAGCAGTACTGTGATCACTGTACTGGGATTATTTGGAGTGTTGTCCAGGCATCCTACATATGTTCCGATTGCTCCTTTTGTGTCCATCACAAGTGCCTGAATAGTGTTCTGAGAGTGTGTGCTCATGTGGTGGCCACTGAGAGGAAGATTCCCATCGAAGACATCTGTCCGGAAGTGGGATTGGCAGAGCAGAAGTACAAATGTGCCGAGTGTAGCATCCCTCTCACCTTCAACA GGCATACGAGTTTTTTGCTGATGAACGAGCCCTTTGTTGCATGCTTCAGGGCAAAGCCCACACGGCTCGAAG AATTGCCATGGACAGAGGCACGCCTCTGTGACTATTCTGGACTGCATTACTGCCCAACATGCCATTGGAACAATACCAGTCCAATTCCAGCTCGAATTGTCCACAACTGGGATTTTATACCGAGAAAAGTTGGTAGGGCATCCCTCCAGGAACTGATCCTACTGCATGACAAGCCTGTAATTGACCTGGAGGAGCACAATCCCAAATTGTTTGCATTTGTGCAGAAATTGGCGCATGTAAAAAAGATCCGGGTGGATCTGTATCATATGAAGAAGTATCTCACGGAATGTCGATTGGCAGCGGCTGAGAAGATCTTAGACAATATATCCGGCTCTAGAAGGTATCTTCTTCAGACGCCGGAAATGTACAGTGTAGCAGATCTCGTGGCTGTTGAATCTGGAGCTCTGCATGAGTTCCTCAACAAAATCTACGACGCATTCGAGCGTCATATCCGTCAGTGCCAG ATTTGTTCAGGAAAAGGTTACCTTTGTGAGGTGTGTGGCAATAATGAAGTAATATTCCCATTCGACGATTGCTCAATTCCCTGCCGGAAGTGCAATTCAATATTTCATCGTGTGTGCTGGCTGCGAAAGAACCAAACCTGCATCAAGTGCATCCGGCTCGAGATGAGACGATCACGAGAAGATACAAGCTAA
- the LOC129804913 gene encoding differentially expressed in FDCP 8 homolog isoform X2 — translation MMESVQGRIIASAGREITDNHPVAASLSSSSTHSDEISTSSEISQAIPHGLIREQWQLVLGQEASMMDLQNAIELCRKLVLEYEEGSSERKWIVRHLVELRFRLREIQDVAEDPEGVAPPAARVILGHHFVTRQILNVTTKQYCDHCTGIIWSVVQASYICSDCSFCVHHKCLNSVLRVCAHVVATERKIPIEDICPEVGLAEQKYKCAECSIPLTFNKLPWTEARLCDYSGLHYCPTCHWNNTSPIPARIVHNWDFIPRKVGRASLQELILLHDKPVIDLEEHNPKLFAFVQKLAHVKKIRVDLYHMKKYLTECRLAAAEKILDNISGSRRYLLQTPEMYSVADLVAVESGALHEFLNKIYDAFERHIRQCQICSGKGYLCEVCGNNEVIFPFDDCSIPCRKCNSIFHRVCWLRKNQTCIKCIRLEMRRSREDTS, via the exons ATGATGGAGTCAGTTCAGGGAAGGATAATAGCTTCCGCTGGGCGGGAAATTACAGACAATCATCCCGTGGCAGCTAGTCTATCGAGCTCATCTACTCACTCAGACGAAATCTCAACGTCTTCTGAGATCTCCCAGGCCATCCCACACGGTCTAATCCGGGAACAGTGGCAATTGGTGTTGGGTCAGGAGGCTTCGATGATGGATCTGCAGAATGCCATTGAGCTCTGTCGAAAATTGGTGCTGGAATATGAAGAAGGGAGTTCAGAGAGGAAATGGATTGTGCGTCATCTGGTCGAGCTGAGATTTCGTCTCAGAGAGATTCAGGATGTGGCTGAAGATCCTGAGGGTGTGGCACCACCAGCTGCCCGAGTCATTTTGGGTCATCATTTTGTCACCAGACAGATTCTCAATGTAACCACGAAGCAGTACTGTGATCACTGTACTGGGATTATTTGGAGTGTTGTCCAGGCATCCTACATATGTTCCGATTGCTCCTTTTGTGTCCATCACAAGTGCCTGAATAGTGTTCTGAGAGTGTGTGCTCATGTGGTGGCCACTGAGAGGAAGATTCCCATCGAAGACATCTGTCCGGAAGTGGGATTGGCAGAGCAGAAGTACAAATGTGCCGAGTGTAGCATCCCTCTCACCTTCAACA AATTGCCATGGACAGAGGCACGCCTCTGTGACTATTCTGGACTGCATTACTGCCCAACATGCCATTGGAACAATACCAGTCCAATTCCAGCTCGAATTGTCCACAACTGGGATTTTATACCGAGAAAAGTTGGTAGGGCATCCCTCCAGGAACTGATCCTACTGCATGACAAGCCTGTAATTGACCTGGAGGAGCACAATCCCAAATTGTTTGCATTTGTGCAGAAATTGGCGCATGTAAAAAAGATCCGGGTGGATCTGTATCATATGAAGAAGTATCTCACGGAATGTCGATTGGCAGCGGCTGAGAAGATCTTAGACAATATATCCGGCTCTAGAAGGTATCTTCTTCAGACGCCGGAAATGTACAGTGTAGCAGATCTCGTGGCTGTTGAATCTGGAGCTCTGCATGAGTTCCTCAACAAAATCTACGACGCATTCGAGCGTCATATCCGTCAGTGCCAG ATTTGTTCAGGAAAAGGTTACCTTTGTGAGGTGTGTGGCAATAATGAAGTAATATTCCCATTCGACGATTGCTCAATTCCCTGCCGGAAGTGCAATTCAATATTTCATCGTGTGTGCTGGCTGCGAAAGAACCAAACCTGCATCAAGTGCATCCGGCTCGAGATGAGACGATCACGAGAAGATACAAGCTAA
- the LOC129804919 gene encoding probable trafficking protein particle complex subunit 13 homolog: MTTAEQAEHLLALKVMRLTRPTLVMPRIVTSEAKDLPQNTLNKLLQEDATTARGVESVGAGSFMLLPQSFGNIYLGESFSSYICVHNCTKHPVHNVTVKADLQSTTSRINLPMHVGKNLPATLNPEDTLDDVIHHEVVEIGTHILICEVQYNTLAGLPASFRKFFKFQVVKPLDVKTKFYNAETDEVYLEAQIQNITAGTICLEKVELESSDKYTATELNTLASGESVFPSMKMLQPQNSCQFFYCIKPIPSVANDPNALRIANDIGKLDIVWRSNLGERGRLQTSQLQRSPIDFKDLRLSVIEAASIVKIGSAFNFKCRITNTSDQSMDLALSLTTSARMNSTYTGSTEYTLGTIASGAFRDCSLTVFPVKLGLITITDLQLMDTFLKKTYKFEDFLQVFVVDTTYDMDSFNMDENVQYYD; encoded by the exons ATGACTACAGCGGAGCAAGCTGAGCATCTTTTGGCTCTGAAAG TGATGAGGCTGACCCGACCAACTCTTGTCATGCCCAGGATTGTGACTTCAGAGGCCAAGGATCTGCCTCAGAACACTCTGAATAAACTCCTACAGGAAGATGCCACAACAGCTCGTGGGGTAGAAAGCGTAGGAGCTGGATCATTCATGCTCCTGCCACAGAGTTTCGGGAATATTTACCTGGGGGAATCCTTCTCCAGCTACATCTGTGTCCACAACTGCACCAAACATCCTGTCCACAATGTCACTGTAAAGGCAGATCTCCAGTCAACAACTTCCCGGATCAATCTGCCAATGCACGTGGGCAAGAATCTCCCAGCTACCCTAAATCCCGAAGACACACTGGATGATGTTATTCACCACGAAGTTGTGGAAATTGGGACTCACATCCTCATCTGTGAAGTTCAGTATAATACCCTGGCTGGACTCCCAGCATCGTTCCGGAAGTTCTTTAAATTCCAAGTGGTGAAGCCTCTCGAtgtgaaaacaaaattttacaatgcTGAAACGGATGAAGTTTATCTGGAAGCTCAAATCCAGAACATCACAGCGGGAACAATCTGCCTGGAGAAGGTAGAACTGGAGAGTTCTGATAAGTACACAGCAACTGAGCTGAACACCTTGGCATCTGGGGAATCTGTCTTTCCATCCATGAAGATGCTGCAGCCCCAGAACAGTTGTCAATTCTTCTACTGCATCAAGCCAATTCCTTCAGTGGCTAATGATCCCAATGCCCTGAGGATTGCCAATGACATCGGGAAGCTGGATATTGTCTGGAGGTCGAATCTTGGTGAAAGGGGACGTCTGCAAACCAGCCAATTGCAGCGAAGC CCAATAGACTTCAAGGATCTCCGTCTGAGCGTGATTGAGGCAGCTAGCATCGTCAAGATAGGCTCAGCTTTTAATTTCAAATGTCGCATTACCAACACCAGTGACCAATCCATGGATCTGGCTCTTAGTTTGACCACAAGTGCCAGAATGAATTCCACCTACACCGGATCCACGGAATACACG CTGGGTACTATTGCTTCAGGAGCCTTTAGGGATTGCAGTTTAACTGTATTTCCTGTTAAACTTGGCCTGATAACTATCACAGATCTCCAGCTCATGGACACATTCCTCAAAAAGACCTACAAGTTTGAAGATTTCCTTCAAGTCTTCGTTGTAGACACAACATACGACATGGATAGCTTCAATATGGACGAGAATGTCCAGTATTATGACTAG